The Bacillus cereus group sp. RP43 genome window below encodes:
- a CDS encoding winged helix-turn-helix transcriptional regulator, whose protein sequence is MKKEYNNRIEVVLEVIGGKWKSHILYHLTRGPIRTGELKRLVTGITQKMLTEQLKELEKDGLISRKVYNQVPPKVEYSLTEHGESLKKVLKVLCDWGGDYIKHRYPNGEVIVKNSDDN, encoded by the coding sequence ATGAAGAAGGAATACAATAATCGAATCGAAGTGGTTTTAGAAGTTATTGGTGGAAAATGGAAATCGCATATTTTATATCACTTAACAAGAGGTCCTATACGAACAGGTGAATTAAAACGCTTGGTAACTGGTATTACACAAAAGATGCTCACCGAGCAATTAAAAGAGCTCGAAAAAGATGGCTTAATATCTAGAAAAGTATACAATCAAGTGCCACCAAAAGTTGAATATTCCCTTACAGAACATGGAGAATCGTTAAAAAAAGTTTTAAAGGTACTTTGTGATTGGGGAGGAGATTATATTAAGCATAGATACCCTAATGGTGAAGTCATAGTAAAAAATAGTGATGATAATTGA
- a CDS encoding nitroreductase family protein translates to MKKENRTANFYDVIRERRSVRFYDPLVKIKEEEIKELLEEAILAPSGTNLNPWRFMVFTDSTLKEKLLPMASGQQQVVDASAVIVVLGDMNAYSMENADKINQRAVDAGYMTEEIKDRINNSVQGYYGSVSEQVKKEWQMLDGGLVAMQLMLAAKARGYDTVPMLGYSIEEFRKEFNVPENLVNILMLAVGKAREPGFPTVRLGVDEVTYWNGKL, encoded by the coding sequence ATGAAAAAAGAAAATCGTACTGCAAATTTTTATGACGTGATTCGCGAACGTCGTTCGGTTCGCTTTTATGATCCTTTAGTTAAGATCAAAGAAGAAGAAATTAAAGAGCTGCTTGAAGAGGCTATTCTTGCACCAAGTGGAACAAATCTAAATCCTTGGCGTTTTATGGTATTTACAGATTCTACTCTTAAAGAGAAGCTACTTCCAATGGCTTCAGGACAACAACAAGTGGTTGATGCATCCGCAGTTATTGTGGTGTTAGGAGACATGAATGCTTATTCAATGGAGAACGCTGATAAAATCAATCAAAGAGCTGTAGATGCGGGGTATATGACAGAAGAAATTAAAGACAGAATCAACAACAGTGTACAGGGATATTATGGTTCTGTAAGTGAACAAGTAAAAAAAGAATGGCAAATGCTTGATGGTGGTCTAGTAGCCATGCAACTCATGCTAGCTGCAAAGGCAAGAGGATACGATACCGTACCTATGCTTGGCTACAGCATTGAAGAATTCCGTAAGGAATTTAATGTCCCAGAAAACTTAGTTAACATCCTAATGCTTGCTGTTGGTAAAGCAAGAGAACCAGGATTCCCAACAGTAAGATTAGGGGTTGATGAAGTAACTTACTGGAATGGAAAACTTTAA
- a CDS encoding MsnO8 family LLM class oxidoreductase — protein sequence MKLSVLDQTPVSNGQTPHETIQNTIELAQLVDGLGYQRIWYSEHHGSANLASASPEILIAHIASVTNQIRVGSGGIMLMHYSPLKMAEIFKTLTTLYPNRIDFGVGRAPGGDQFSTLALHEGKQPNLFNQYDKLVETMMFMSETMPIDHLYNRTLAAPLSAPLPEVWLLGSSGSSAAQAGRFGIGYSFAQFISGQLSAEMLESYRTNFTPSEFMQNPQINVGYFVMAAETAEEAEYHAASLDLNLLFLDKGMPLQILSPEEALNYSYTEMDKMHIQNNRKRFLVGNAKDVANTLRAHDENFGINEAVIGTISHSHEARLQSYRLLAQELL from the coding sequence ATGAAATTAAGTGTTTTGGATCAAACTCCAGTTTCAAATGGACAGACTCCTCATGAAACTATACAAAATACTATTGAATTAGCTCAATTAGTAGATGGTTTAGGATATCAAAGAATATGGTATTCCGAACATCATGGATCTGCAAACTTAGCTAGTGCTTCACCTGAAATATTGATTGCCCATATTGCATCAGTGACGAACCAAATTCGTGTTGGTTCTGGTGGAATCATGCTGATGCATTACTCTCCATTAAAAATGGCTGAAATATTTAAAACATTAACGACATTATATCCTAATAGAATTGATTTCGGTGTAGGCCGTGCACCCGGTGGTGACCAATTTTCTACTCTTGCATTACATGAAGGAAAACAACCGAACCTGTTCAACCAGTACGATAAATTAGTGGAAACGATGATGTTTATGTCAGAAACGATGCCTATTGATCATCTATATAATCGTACACTGGCAGCTCCATTGAGTGCTCCATTACCTGAAGTTTGGCTATTAGGATCTAGTGGCAGCAGCGCTGCACAAGCAGGACGATTTGGTATTGGATATTCGTTTGCTCAATTCATTAGTGGACAATTATCTGCCGAAATGTTGGAGTCTTATCGTACAAATTTCACTCCTTCGGAGTTTATGCAAAACCCTCAAATTAATGTTGGTTATTTCGTGATGGCGGCAGAAACAGCTGAAGAAGCTGAATATCATGCAGCTAGTTTAGATTTAAACTTATTATTTTTAGATAAAGGGATGCCTTTGCAAATATTATCTCCTGAGGAAGCATTAAATTATTCTTATACCGAAATGGATAAGATGCATATACAGAATAATCGTAAACGATTCTTAGTTGGGAATGCAAAAGATGTTGCAAATACGTTACGTGCACATGATGAAAATTTTGGTATTAATGAAGCTGTGATTGGGACAATCAGTCATAGTCATGAAGCAAGACTACAGTCTTATAGATTACTTGCACAAGAACTTTTATAA
- a CDS encoding DUF896 domain-containing protein, translating into MIEILNRINILAKKQKEDGLTQTELKERQELRQEYLQVIRGQVNSTVTGLTILDPLGNDVTPEKLKEEQQKQSLKKNDDA; encoded by the coding sequence ATGATTGAAATTTTAAATCGAATTAACATATTAGCTAAGAAACAAAAAGAAGATGGTTTAACACAAACAGAATTAAAGGAGCGTCAAGAATTACGTCAAGAATATCTTCAAGTTATTCGTGGTCAAGTAAACAGCACAGTTACAGGGTTAACAATATTAGACCCTTTAGGTAATGATGTTACACCTGAAAAATTGAAAGAAGAACAGCAAAAACAATCATTAAAAAAGAATGATGACGCATGA